The Candidatus Abyssobacteria bacterium SURF_5 genome includes a region encoding these proteins:
- a CDS encoding TetR family transcriptional regulator → MSRKIVAPQRRKQIADALFLCLAESGHETVTIKDIARRANLHYGVIHYYFKSKDEIVSEMADSIIAKYGNLLLERTRSAHSATEKINIAVDFLVEEFIFNRRLNRVFYNLVQMAFERETIRDALRRQLRAYRRHIAAVIAEGTTNGEFPARRSGPIASSLVALVEGMALQWVIDSRALERKEVHSLIREMVDHYLFGH, encoded by the coding sequence ATGTCAAGAAAGATCGTCGCGCCACAGCGCCGCAAACAAATCGCCGATGCCCTGTTCCTCTGTCTCGCGGAATCCGGACATGAAACAGTCACCATCAAGGATATCGCTCGGCGGGCGAATCTGCATTACGGCGTCATCCATTACTACTTCAAAAGCAAAGACGAAATCGTCTCGGAAATGGCGGATTCGATCATCGCAAAATATGGCAACCTGCTTCTTGAACGGACCCGCTCCGCTCATTCCGCAACTGAGAAAATAAACATTGCGGTCGATTTTCTGGTGGAGGAATTCATCTTCAATCGCCGCCTCAATCGCGTCTTCTATAATCTTGTGCAAATGGCCTTCGAGCGGGAAACCATCAGAGATGCGTTGCGGCGGCAGTTGCGCGCATACCGCCGGCACATCGCAGCCGTTATCGCTGAAGGAACAACAAACGGGGAATTTCCCGCTCGCAGGAGCGGCCCGATTGCCTCATCGCTGGTGGCGCTCGTTGAAGGAATGGCGCTGCAGTGGGTGATCGATAGCAGAGCGCTCGAACGCAAAGAGGTCCACAGTCTGATTCGGGAAATGGTCGATCATTATCTCTTTGGTCATTAA
- a CDS encoding aspartate aminotransferase family protein, translating to MRTRRSYMRTKKELQQLDEKYLFHPVVQLKEHQQKGARIIVEGDGTRIKDIDGREYIDAFSSLWNVIIGHGQKQVQKAITEQLGKLEYYSPFFGFASPPAIELAAKVVSLMPKEWNMGHVMFTCGGSETNDTNMKFARMYWACKGKDSKKKIISRNYAYHGVTFGALTATGIEFFKTNFDPLPPGFLHIMAPYCYRCELGLTYPECGIGCAKQLEEAILREGPDTIAAFIAEPVMGTGGVIIPPKEYWPMIRGICDKYEVLILADEVITGFGRTGKMFGCMNWDLRPDLISVAKGITSGYFPTGGAIASNEIFDTIRDNIPSFLPFLHGFTYNNHPVGCAAGLANIKIIEDEKLVENAATVGAYMHDRLKGLYDLKSVGDIRAIGLMAAVELVKDKQTKEPIGELPMEGTHRVEELMWEKGIYARAMMENVAVAPPLTVTKKEIDLIVDALESSIVKMEKEML from the coding sequence ATGCGGACAAGGAGGAGTTACATGAGAACGAAGAAAGAGCTGCAGCAACTGGATGAAAAATACCTGTTCCACCCCGTCGTCCAACTCAAAGAGCATCAACAAAAGGGCGCCCGCATCATTGTCGAAGGCGATGGCACTCGCATCAAGGACATTGACGGCAGGGAATACATTGACGCTTTTTCCAGTCTGTGGAATGTTATAATCGGACACGGTCAGAAGCAGGTGCAGAAGGCGATTACCGAGCAGCTGGGCAAGCTCGAGTATTATTCGCCCTTCTTCGGGTTCGCCTCTCCTCCGGCCATCGAGTTAGCCGCAAAGGTCGTAAGCCTGATGCCGAAGGAGTGGAACATGGGGCACGTCATGTTCACCTGCGGCGGCTCCGAGACCAACGACACAAATATGAAATTTGCCCGCATGTACTGGGCGTGCAAGGGCAAGGACAGCAAGAAGAAAATCATTTCGCGCAACTACGCCTATCATGGGGTCACTTTCGGCGCATTGACGGCAACGGGCATCGAATTCTTTAAAACGAATTTCGATCCGCTGCCCCCGGGATTCCTGCACATCATGGCGCCATATTGTTACCGATGCGAACTCGGCCTCACCTATCCCGAATGCGGCATCGGGTGCGCCAAACAGCTCGAGGAAGCGATTCTTCGGGAAGGCCCGGATACCATTGCCGCTTTTATCGCCGAGCCGGTAATGGGAACCGGCGGCGTCATCATCCCTCCCAAAGAGTACTGGCCGATGATCCGCGGCATCTGCGACAAGTATGAAGTGCTTATTCTGGCCGACGAGGTGATCACCGGCTTCGGCCGCACCGGCAAGATGTTCGGGTGCATGAACTGGGATCTGCGGCCCGACCTGATCTCCGTGGCGAAAGGAATAACCAGCGGATATTTTCCAACGGGCGGCGCCATCGCCAGCAATGAGATATTTGATACAATTCGAGATAATATCCCGAGCTTCCTCCCGTTCCTGCATGGGTTCACGTACAATAATCACCCGGTCGGTTGTGCGGCGGGACTGGCGAATATCAAAATCATAGAAGATGAGAAGCTTGTCGAGAACGCGGCTACAGTCGGCGCATACATGCACGATCGTCTCAAGGGACTGTACGATCTCAAATCAGTCGGTGACATCAGGGCCATTGGGCTGATGGCGGCCGTTGAATTGGTGAAAGACAAGCAAACCAAAGAGCCGATAGGCGAGCTTCCCATGGAGGGAACTCATCGGGTCGAAGAACTGATGTGGGAGAAAGGCATTTATGCGCGCGCAATGATGGAAAATGTGGCCGTCGCGCCCCCGCTCACAGTGACCAAGAAGGAGATAGACCTCATTGTCGACGCTCTCGAATCATCAATCGTGAAAATGGAAAAAGAGATGCTGTAA
- a CDS encoding response regulator, with amino-acid sequence MVKSAKDMPVADQVILVVEDDSVQRRQIARALISSGYLVSLAASGEEAIEILAETAVGIVLTDRRMPGMDGIELLERIKEEYPKVLVGMITAYPGEGSDFFPDALLSKPFGHRELLDLVKSLEQKTQPSLDS; translated from the coding sequence ATGGTAAAAAGTGCAAAGGACATGCCGGTGGCCGATCAGGTAATACTCGTTGTCGAGGATGATTCAGTCCAACGCAGACAAATAGCACGCGCGCTTATTTCGTCAGGCTATCTTGTTTCGCTGGCCGCGAGCGGTGAGGAGGCGATTGAGATACTTGCCGAGACAGCGGTCGGTATAGTGTTGACCGACAGGCGGATGCCCGGAATGGACGGGATAGAGCTCCTAGAACGGATTAAAGAGGAATATCCGAAAGTGCTTGTGGGAATGATTACCGCCTATCCGGGAGAGGGCTCAGATTTTTTTCCTGACGCTCTTTTGAGCAAACCATTTGGGCATCGGGAGTTGCTGGATCTCGTCAAGAGCCTTGAACAGAAAACGCAACCTTCACTGGATTCCTGA
- a CDS encoding 2-hydroxyacyl-CoA dehydratase has product MRQRIGITSTVPVEVILAAGDVPVDLNNVFISDPEPSRFIRYAEDAGYPRNICGWIKGIFGLVIRTRCVDAVIALTQGDCSCTLALIETLIVHGTPVIPFEYPFSRDADLLRLQVDKLASRLGTRTEEAREWVERLKPVREKLVEVDRLTWEEGLISGEENHCILLSSSDFGGDVVRFEQEAGALLERARLRQPSPTDVRIAYIGVPPIWNDLHSFIESQGARVVYNEVQRQFSMPFKTADIVRQYLLYTYPYGVFARLEDILQALAQRRVNGIIHYTQSFCYRQIEDLIFRKKLPLPILSLEGDQPGSLDGRTKLRITAFIEMLRKNAEESTGYAGAGRMPANAPGKDLSSW; this is encoded by the coding sequence GTGAGACAAAGAATAGGTATAACAAGCACGGTTCCGGTCGAGGTGATTCTTGCTGCCGGCGATGTGCCGGTCGATCTGAACAACGTGTTTATTAGCGATCCAGAACCCTCACGATTCATTCGATACGCGGAGGATGCCGGCTATCCGCGCAATATCTGTGGCTGGATAAAAGGAATATTTGGGCTGGTGATACGCACCCGTTGCGTAGACGCGGTTATCGCGTTGACCCAAGGGGATTGCAGTTGTACGTTGGCGCTGATCGAGACGCTGATAGTACACGGCACACCGGTTATTCCCTTTGAATACCCTTTCTCGCGGGATGCCGACCTGTTACGGCTCCAGGTCGATAAACTGGCCAGCCGGCTGGGGACCCGTACGGAAGAGGCGCGCGAGTGGGTGGAACGCCTCAAGCCAGTGCGGGAAAAGCTGGTGGAAGTTGATCGGCTGACGTGGGAAGAGGGGCTGATATCGGGCGAGGAAAACCATTGCATACTTCTTTCGAGCAGCGATTTCGGCGGCGATGTGGTGCGTTTCGAGCAGGAGGCCGGTGCGCTTCTGGAGCGGGCGCGCCTCAGACAACCGTCTCCAACCGATGTGCGGATCGCATATATAGGCGTCCCTCCAATTTGGAACGATCTTCATTCTTTCATTGAATCACAAGGGGCGCGGGTGGTATACAACGAAGTCCAGCGCCAATTCTCAATGCCATTCAAGACGGCTGACATCGTCCGGCAATACCTGCTCTATACATATCCCTACGGAGTATTTGCGCGGCTGGAGGATATTCTCCAGGCGCTCGCCCAGCGGAGAGTGAATGGCATAATTCATTATACTCAGAGTTTTTGCTATCGGCAGATAGAAGATCTTATCTTCAGAAAGAAGCTTCCTCTGCCCATTCTCTCGCTCGAGGGGGACCAGCCCGGGTCTCTTGATGGCCGAACAAAATTACGCATCACCGCTTTTATCGAGATGCTCCGGAAAAATGCGGAGGAGTCGACCGGATACGCGGGCGCAGGACGTATGCCGGCAAATGCTCCCGGAAAGGACCTTTCATCGTGGTAG
- a CDS encoding thiolase family protein, whose translation MRDVVVVEALRSPIGRSGERGILRELTGLEIATQVVKALLKRTQIDPLEIDDIYCGTIAGPIDAARSLVFYCGLPVELSGLTMNRQCGSSLSALNSAANAIKAGNGDCILVVGLETMGRLGPWSAEDQKMAREYRQYFYATPSVPNAQGKLHKAIRLPDLIDPSSFSMGLTAENLAARFGISRAEMDEFACWSQAKAKKAIEEKKFDRELVPVVIEYEDGTSLVIDKDQCPRPGTTMEALAGLKPAFKESGVITAGNSCPTNDGAAAVLLMSLEKAKALGYKPLAAVRHHGEAGVPPEIMGIGPIPSTRKMLKRQGMAIDDFDIYELNEAFACQALHCARELKMDMDKLNVNGGAVALGHPTGATGARFTATLVHEMNRRNVQWGLATMCCGIGQGVATAFEKI comes from the coding sequence ATGAGAGATGTAGTAGTTGTGGAAGCTTTGCGATCTCCGATAGGTCGGTCCGGAGAGCGTGGCATCCTTCGCGAGTTGACCGGACTGGAAATAGCCACGCAGGTGGTAAAGGCTCTTCTGAAGAGGACGCAGATCGACCCGCTGGAAATCGATGATATCTACTGTGGAACGATAGCCGGCCCTATCGATGCCGCTCGCTCGCTGGTGTTCTATTGCGGTCTGCCGGTCGAGCTTTCCGGTTTGACGATGAACCGCCAGTGCGGCTCGAGTCTGTCGGCGCTGAATTCTGCGGCCAATGCGATTAAAGCGGGCAACGGAGACTGTATTCTGGTGGTGGGGCTGGAAACGATGGGCCGCCTTGGGCCGTGGAGTGCGGAGGACCAGAAAATGGCGCGTGAGTACCGGCAGTATTTTTACGCGACGCCCTCGGTTCCAAACGCACAGGGGAAACTGCACAAGGCGATACGTCTTCCGGATTTGATAGATCCTTCATCGTTCTCGATGGGTCTGACAGCGGAAAATCTGGCCGCCAGATTCGGCATCAGCCGGGCCGAGATGGATGAATTTGCATGTTGGAGCCAGGCAAAAGCGAAAAAGGCGATCGAGGAAAAGAAGTTCGACCGCGAATTGGTGCCTGTAGTCATAGAATATGAGGATGGAACTTCGCTTGTCATAGACAAAGATCAGTGCCCGCGTCCCGGCACAACCATGGAAGCGTTGGCCGGTCTCAAACCTGCATTTAAAGAGAGCGGGGTAATCACCGCCGGCAACTCATGCCCGACGAATGACGGCGCAGCGGCGGTATTATTGATGTCGCTCGAAAAAGCGAAGGCGCTTGGATACAAGCCTCTGGCGGCGGTGAGGCATCATGGTGAAGCGGGCGTACCGCCGGAGATTATGGGGATTGGCCCCATCCCGTCCACGCGAAAGATGCTCAAGCGGCAGGGAATGGCCATTGACGACTTCGACATTTATGAGCTTAATGAGGCGTTCGCCTGTCAGGCGCTTCACTGCGCGCGCGAGTTGAAGATGGATATGGACAAGCTCAACGTCAACGGCGGGGCTGTTGCCCTCGGCCATCCAACGGGTGCAACGGGCGCGCGTTTCACCGCCACGCTGGTTCACGAGATGAACCGCCGCAATGTTCAGTGGGGACTGGCGACAATGTGCTGCGGCATTGGACAAGGCGTCGCAACGGCATTCGAGAAAATATAG
- a CDS encoding DUF2238 domain-containing protein produces the protein MLLKKRQVPILLLNGVALIGFGVLFMSRKNYEFLLYIGVIVFFLIVILSTNRRIDYPNSILWGLTGWALLHMSGGGLYIRGIKLYEVILIPISDSYSIFRYDQFVHIVGFGVATLVMYHLLKPLLRKGHNSRIALPIVVVMAGLGVGALNEIIEFLATVLVPETGVGGYRNTALDLVADLIGAIGAVAIIRLRKL, from the coding sequence ATGCTTCTGAAAAAAAGACAGGTACCGATACTGCTGTTAAACGGAGTGGCGCTGATCGGGTTTGGCGTGTTGTTCATGTCGAGAAAAAACTACGAGTTTCTTCTTTATATTGGTGTAATCGTATTTTTTCTGATTGTGATTCTTTCAACGAATCGACGTATCGATTACCCGAATTCAATTCTGTGGGGGCTGACCGGATGGGCGCTTCTGCACATGTCCGGCGGCGGCTTGTACATCCGGGGGATAAAGCTGTACGAGGTCATCCTCATTCCTATATCCGACTCGTACAGCATCTTTCGGTACGATCAGTTCGTCCACATTGTCGGGTTTGGCGTGGCGACTCTGGTTATGTATCACCTCTTGAAACCGCTCCTGAGGAAGGGACACAATAGCAGGATAGCTCTCCCCATTGTGGTCGTAATGGCCGGGTTGGGAGTCGGCGCTTTAAATGAAATCATTGAGTTTCTTGCGACTGTGCTTGTACCGGAAACCGGCGTTGGCGGCTACAGAAATACGGCGCTTGATCTTGTCGCCGATCTTATCGGTGCAATAGGCGCCGTGGCCATTATTCGGCTGCGAAAACTATAA
- a CDS encoding TerB family tellurite resistance protein → MEDKMVIQKLKDLFSNQRSQVQRAAQEDTETRVRLATCVLLLAVAHSDDRFNEAEEDRIVEVLKEDFRLSEEYVSELIELAHQERKESVDLFRFTKVINSAYNPEEKLQVVQTLWKVVYADDRLHSLEDNLIHRLSRMLNLSHHQLIEAKKKVMGWE, encoded by the coding sequence ATGGAAGATAAGATGGTCATTCAAAAGCTCAAGGATCTTTTTTCCAATCAGAGAAGTCAGGTTCAGCGGGCGGCGCAGGAGGACACGGAGACCCGCGTGCGGCTGGCGACGTGCGTGCTGTTACTTGCGGTCGCGCATTCCGATGATCGTTTCAATGAGGCCGAGGAAGATCGCATTGTCGAGGTCCTTAAAGAGGATTTCCGTCTCTCCGAAGAGTACGTTTCAGAATTGATCGAACTTGCCCACCAGGAGCGGAAAGAAAGTGTAGATCTTTTCCGCTTTACCAAGGTTATCAACAGCGCTTATAATCCGGAGGAAAAATTGCAGGTGGTCCAAACGCTTTGGAAGGTTGTTTATGCGGATGACCGGCTCCATTCTCTGGAGGATAACCTCATTCACCGCCTTTCGCGGATGCTTAACCTTTCGCACCATCAACTCATCGAGGCAAAAAAGAAAGTCATGGGATGGGAATAA
- a CDS encoding HEAT repeat domain-containing protein, protein MSNFSQKILIIVAAISIVLGGIWYLQREWILQDPAKVTVDPRLEREVHALLEESINADFQKRMTLFFELRSRGREIVPVLVRALNDEHEDVRAFSANLLQYSENAAVIPYLEARLHDESPRVRKTALIALGDLGAIDAVPAIILVLNDEDQLTRCQAAYVLGVLKNETAVTYLVRTLEHDPYPIARQTAANSLGEIGDAEAVPPLIDSLDDTNHLVRSASMVALNRITGVNMGPTKEAWAGWWNKTKGL, encoded by the coding sequence TTGTCCAATTTTTCGCAAAAAATCCTCATTATAGTGGCGGCAATTTCCATCGTGCTCGGCGGGATCTGGTATCTCCAGCGGGAATGGATTCTACAGGACCCTGCAAAGGTGACTGTTGACCCCCGGCTCGAGCGCGAGGTTCATGCCCTGTTGGAAGAATCGATTAATGCGGATTTTCAAAAAAGGATGACGCTGTTTTTTGAGCTGCGATCAAGGGGACGGGAGATCGTCCCTGTCCTGGTTCGCGCGCTGAACGACGAACATGAGGACGTTCGCGCGTTCTCCGCGAATTTGTTGCAGTATAGCGAAAATGCGGCGGTCATTCCTTATCTTGAGGCCCGCCTTCATGATGAGAGCCCGCGTGTCAGGAAAACGGCTCTAATCGCCCTTGGTGATCTGGGCGCGATCGACGCGGTCCCCGCGATTATCCTGGTGCTGAATGATGAGGATCAATTGACTCGATGTCAGGCAGCATATGTGCTTGGGGTATTGAAGAATGAGACCGCTGTTACCTACCTTGTTCGCACCCTCGAGCACGACCCCTACCCGATTGCACGCCAGACTGCCGCCAACTCGCTTGGAGAAATCGGGGATGCAGAGGCTGTGCCTCCCTTGATCGATTCTTTGGACGATACGAATCATTTGGTGCGGTCGGCCTCGATGGTTGCCCTCAATCGGATTACCGGCGTTAATATGGGACCCACAAAGGAAGCCTGGGCCGGCTGGTGGAACAAAACGAAAGGATTATGA
- a CDS encoding DUF1573 domain-containing protein, whose protein sequence is MKTSPPFVQAFRMAITTSFVIFTMLVSILALSCAKNEPLSEHPTIALSPAAAEFGDISADDPIAFHEVSLTIANKGKEALHIDGIEMPEGFSYNLIPARQIIEGGEKAILRISMDCRRFSAPVSETAYIKSNAPDQPRMPVALTANILKDKFAVVSGSEGPDIEFDHRAFDFGPISRSQMVEHQFPFRNTGQKPLKILGIETMCMCVTAYTTKIEVAPGETAAIVARVEPWKYDGVAPWKTLSIATNDPNEPIVNVSVAGAIVDDAVLEPNVVLLPNIRQGQGAQAQVKLLQRGSQELVIKRIDSSSPKMSATFEPLEGDEIGYLVNIAVSPDMPKGKFEEVITVFTNYSDYSRNAQQGTHGDIYKDYSRMLLPIRGSVSGAVTVSPDRINFGSCAPGVSVKRKLIVSAASGAEVQVSVDDPVFRAVQSLAEPGKYEIVVEFLPQPPEREINAELLITTEDAHLKIPIFAVVKQVS, encoded by the coding sequence ATGAAGACATCTCCTCCCTTCGTACAGGCATTTCGAATGGCGATAACTACTTCCTTTGTCATCTTCACGATGCTGGTTTCCATCCTTGCATTGTCCTGCGCGAAGAATGAACCCCTCTCGGAACATCCGACGATTGCGCTCAGTCCGGCAGCGGCCGAGTTTGGAGATATTTCCGCAGACGACCCGATCGCATTTCACGAAGTATCTTTGACAATCGCAAACAAGGGAAAAGAAGCACTTCACATCGACGGCATCGAAATGCCCGAAGGCTTTTCATATAATTTGATCCCGGCAAGACAGATTATCGAGGGAGGAGAGAAAGCTATCCTGAGAATCAGTATGGATTGCCGGCGCTTTTCCGCTCCTGTCTCGGAGACCGCATATATCAAGAGCAATGCGCCCGATCAGCCGCGCATGCCAGTCGCGCTGACCGCGAATATACTGAAGGATAAATTTGCTGTCGTATCCGGCTCCGAGGGACCTGATATCGAATTCGATCACCGGGCATTCGATTTCGGGCCGATCAGCCGCTCGCAAATGGTCGAGCATCAATTTCCCTTCAGAAACACAGGGCAGAAGCCGCTGAAAATCCTCGGCATCGAGACAATGTGCATGTGCGTAACCGCCTATACCACAAAAATAGAGGTCGCCCCAGGGGAAACGGCCGCTATCGTGGCCAGAGTCGAACCATGGAAATATGACGGAGTCGCGCCGTGGAAAACCTTAAGCATCGCCACCAATGATCCGAATGAACCGATCGTGAACGTTTCTGTAGCGGGGGCTATTGTGGATGACGCGGTCCTCGAGCCAAACGTCGTTCTGTTGCCCAATATCCGCCAGGGGCAGGGGGCGCAGGCGCAGGTGAAGCTGCTGCAGCGCGGTTCCCAGGAATTGGTAATTAAACGTATCGACTCTTCTTCTCCGAAAATGTCTGCGACCTTCGAGCCCCTGGAGGGCGACGAGATCGGCTATTTAGTGAACATAGCTGTTTCTCCCGACATGCCAAAAGGTAAGTTTGAGGAAGTCATTACTGTCTTCACAAATTATTCCGACTACTCCAGAAATGCCCAACAAGGAACACACGGTGATATCTACAAGGATTACTCACGGATGCTGCTGCCGATAAGAGGTTCGGTTTCAGGCGCAGTCACCGTCTCCCCCGACAGAATCAACTTCGGGTCATGTGCGCCCGGAGTATCCGTTAAACGGAAGCTGATTGTCTCCGCCGCCTCCGGCGCTGAAGTCCAGGTATCAGTCGATGACCCTGTCTTCCGCGCAGTGCAGTCGCTCGCGGAACCCGGCAAATACGAGATCGTGGTCGAATTTCTCCCGCAGCCGCCGGAAAGGGAAATCAACGCCGAATTGCTGATTACCACAGAAGACGCTCATCTCAAGATCCCCATCTTTGCCGTGGTAAAGCAAGTATCATAG
- a CDS encoding thiamine pyrophosphate-binding protein produces the protein MTKTAGRMTSMQGAQALISSLEAAGVKNIYGIIGTSNIAFVDALYDKRNDIRYISTRHEQVAASMADTEGRLTGKPGVCLVHSGPGALNTMISAANAYKDCSPLIIISGAVKPSLRGTDGMLEVDHCRIFEPVCKAVFRVNSVKEFPAIFSSAYRIAMTPAKGPVLIEAPDSLWQAEEDVDLDLDIVPPAPPDVRDEDLQKIFRLFQKADRPLFLAGAGASEAGAATNLQRLAERAHVRVVTTGNGRGVLSEKHPLCLGRAGFFGNPVADAAMEQADLILALGCGLSDLTTYEYTADWRGDLVVINADPRGLSTLPSSFKVNLTSVTADAGDFLHKLGRLYDAKPFVKSNDWMDSLFPIKEQWDAQLAAAASSDKIPLSPGRVLKVFSDLAPENALFACGAGLNMVYVCDFIQIQSPRSYIAPNNFGAMGFGFPAALAAKIVYPDRPVLSVLGDGDFMMTVQDVETAVREKIAATILILNDNCYRALRYTQQILYGARFYGSEYENPDFVKLAESFGAAGFIIKEPSQIEPVLRQAMNCGKLSIVDARIDVDDAVPTNMQAILKMRGLA, from the coding sequence ATGACCAAGACGGCAGGAAGAATGACCTCAATGCAGGGCGCTCAAGCTCTCATCTCTTCCCTTGAAGCAGCCGGCGTAAAAAACATTTATGGCATCATCGGGACGTCGAACATCGCATTCGTCGATGCCTTGTACGATAAACGTAACGATATTCGCTATATCTCTACCCGCCATGAACAGGTGGCCGCAAGCATGGCCGATACCGAAGGCAGATTGACCGGCAAACCCGGCGTTTGCCTCGTTCATTCCGGCCCGGGCGCATTGAATACAATGATCAGCGCCGCCAACGCCTATAAAGACTGTTCCCCGCTTATCATCATCTCCGGAGCCGTCAAACCTTCTCTTAGGGGCACAGACGGCATGCTCGAAGTGGATCATTGCCGGATCTTCGAGCCGGTCTGCAAGGCGGTTTTTCGCGTCAATTCGGTCAAAGAATTCCCTGCGATTTTCTCCTCCGCCTATCGTATTGCAATGACACCCGCGAAAGGCCCGGTTCTGATCGAGGCGCCGGACAGCCTCTGGCAAGCCGAAGAGGACGTCGACCTCGATCTGGACATTGTTCCACCCGCGCCACCCGATGTGCGCGATGAGGACCTCCAAAAGATATTCCGCCTCTTCCAAAAAGCGGATCGACCGCTATTCCTTGCCGGTGCGGGCGCGAGTGAGGCCGGCGCCGCAACCAATCTGCAACGCCTGGCCGAACGCGCTCATGTCCGCGTGGTCACAACCGGCAACGGACGAGGTGTTCTCTCGGAAAAGCACCCTCTCTGTCTCGGTCGAGCCGGTTTCTTTGGAAATCCCGTGGCCGATGCGGCGATGGAACAGGCTGACTTGATCCTCGCCCTTGGATGCGGCCTTTCCGACCTTACTACGTACGAATATACCGCTGATTGGCGCGGAGACCTTGTTGTGATCAATGCCGATCCGCGCGGCTTAAGCACGCTCCCATCTTCCTTCAAGGTGAACCTGACCTCCGTTACCGCCGATGCGGGAGATTTTCTCCATAAGTTAGGACGACTCTATGATGCCAAGCCTTTTGTAAAATCGAATGACTGGATGGATTCACTCTTCCCCATAAAAGAGCAATGGGATGCACAGCTTGCTGCGGCCGCGTCATCTGATAAAATTCCGCTCTCGCCCGGGCGAGTCCTGAAGGTTTTCTCAGATTTGGCTCCAGAGAATGCCTTGTTTGCCTGCGGCGCTGGCTTAAACATGGTCTATGTCTGCGATTTCATTCAAATCCAAAGTCCCCGCTCCTATATCGCGCCTAATAATTTTGGCGCAATGGGATTCGGATTCCCGGCTGCGTTGGCCGCAAAAATAGTTTACCCTGACCGGCCCGTCCTGTCGGTCCTCGGGGATGGCGACTTCATGATGACTGTTCAGGATGTGGAAACTGCAGTGCGCGAAAAAATCGCCGCGACAATCCTCATTTTGAACGATAACTGTTACCGCGCGTTGCGCTACACACAGCAAATCTTGTACGGAGCAAGATTCTACGGCAGCGAATATGAGAATCCGGATTTCGTGAAATTGGCGGAAAGCTTTGGGGCTGCTGGTTTCATAATAAAAGAACCTAGTCAGATTGAACCGGTACTGAGACAGGCAATGAACTGCGGGAAGCTCTCCATAGTAGACGCGCGAATCGATGTGGACGATGCAGTCCCTACGAATATGCAGGCGATCCTGAAAATGCGCGGATTGGCCTGA
- a CDS encoding sterol-binding protein has translation MANSVKESFDVMPANFKKDKAAGMKAVYQWDITGEGGGKWNAVIDNGNIQVSEGQHASPNITITVAAKDWLDILNGKLDGQMAFMSGKLKVKGDMSLAMKLKTLFL, from the coding sequence ATGGCAAATTCAGTGAAGGAGTCTTTTGACGTGATGCCGGCAAACTTCAAGAAAGATAAAGCGGCTGGCATGAAGGCAGTCTATCAGTGGGACATCACCGGAGAAGGTGGTGGCAAATGGAACGCCGTGATTGACAATGGCAATATCCAGGTCAGTGAAGGTCAGCATGCTTCACCGAACATCACAATCACGGTCGCGGCCAAAGACTGGCTCGACATCCTCAACGGGAAGCTCGACGGCCAAATGGCCTTCATGAGCGGCAAGCTCAAGGTCAAGGGCGATATGAGCTTGGCCATGAAACTGAAAACCTTGTTCCTGTAA